The following are from one region of the Balneolaceae bacterium genome:
- a CDS encoding sensor histidine kinase: MKKIREGDYSVKKYVAVVSAFIVAASLLVVLTTFAINMLTATGDLNRLMVQWAQNNSNNDSLIVDYLETGDQSSLLAYESSKSAQKEVENVIDELMTDQPKANIVFSVFSSDEIHPNEINGLIRIFTLFSETDQIQMIKQTWFDLQEIQQKKEVLFESLISESNPPVNVPDSTMNRLEELKQGTYTLSREMILGSSSVLLMLKRYSLWVTILLGILIVLIGVIYTVRGIKQIKRADNLLQERDYLALFPELNQYPVFNISASGDLGFINQSALQLFPSLQKKGLNHPFLEKLKSEMFNLSEKWGSTSIKEINTGGKYYQQVINFISKEKGIHVHSIDITQLKEEQLKLSESLEEKNILLAEIHHRVKNNMAVISGLLELQEMLGDSPETALAESRSRIQSMAIVHELLYQSDSFSAIDAAQYINKLGNHLQVNFSRVREVHSDVFMGDDATININLAVPLGLLINEIAYYIFTIISETEDKISIHLSMKQMEDQYCVQIQASGKQVKNNLNGDTSNLRLNLIQKLLKQIDGQLKYPESDHFTIQIVFDSTIKKGSNSAYL, encoded by the coding sequence ATGAAAAAAATAAGGGAAGGCGACTACTCAGTAAAAAAATATGTTGCTGTGGTTTCGGCCTTTATTGTGGCAGCAAGTTTGTTGGTAGTACTTACTACGTTTGCCATTAATATGCTAACTGCTACGGGGGATCTGAATCGGTTGATGGTTCAGTGGGCCCAGAATAACAGCAACAACGATTCACTAATAGTTGATTACCTGGAGACAGGGGATCAATCATCTCTTCTTGCGTACGAGTCTTCCAAATCTGCACAAAAAGAGGTTGAAAACGTGATTGATGAATTGATGACGGATCAACCCAAAGCTAATATTGTGTTCTCGGTATTTTCATCTGATGAAATACATCCCAATGAGATCAACGGTTTGATCCGAATTTTTACTCTCTTTTCTGAAACGGATCAGATACAGATGATTAAGCAGACCTGGTTTGATCTGCAAGAAATACAACAAAAGAAGGAGGTTCTTTTTGAATCTTTGATATCGGAAAGCAATCCACCCGTGAATGTTCCTGACAGTACGATGAACAGGCTTGAGGAGTTAAAACAAGGAACTTATACACTTTCAAGAGAAATGATCCTGGGGAGTTCAAGCGTACTTCTTATGCTGAAACGCTATTCGCTGTGGGTTACAATATTGCTGGGAATTCTCATAGTGTTGATTGGGGTGATATATACAGTAAGAGGAATTAAGCAGATCAAAAGAGCCGATAATTTATTGCAAGAACGGGATTATCTTGCGCTGTTTCCGGAATTAAACCAGTACCCGGTATTCAATATATCCGCAAGCGGTGATCTCGGATTTATTAATCAATCTGCATTACAACTGTTTCCATCTTTGCAAAAGAAAGGCCTTAACCATCCCTTCCTGGAAAAACTAAAGAGTGAAATGTTCAATCTTTCAGAAAAATGGGGATCAACATCCATCAAAGAGATTAATACAGGCGGGAAATATTACCAGCAGGTGATCAATTTTATATCAAAAGAAAAGGGGATTCATGTTCACTCCATTGACATTACACAATTGAAGGAGGAGCAACTTAAACTTTCGGAGTCTCTGGAGGAAAAAAATATACTGCTTGCAGAAATTCATCACAGGGTAAAAAATAACATGGCAGTTATATCGGGACTTTTGGAACTGCAGGAGATGCTCGGTGACAGCCCTGAAACGGCACTTGCAGAGAGCCGGTCCAGGATTCAGTCTATGGCTATTGTCCATGAACTTCTGTATCAATCGGATTCATTTTCGGCCATTGATGCTGCACAGTATATCAACAAACTTGGAAATCACCTCCAGGTCAATTTTAGCAGAGTTCGGGAGGTTCACAGTGATGTTTTTATGGGTGATGATGCCACAATTAACATCAATCTGGCAGTACCTCTCGGGCTGCTGATCAATGAGATTGCCTATTACATATTTACGATAATTTCAGAGACTGAAGATAAGATTAGTATCCATTTGTCAATGAAGCAGATGGAGGATCAGTATTGTGTACAGATACAGGCATCAGGTAAACAGGTGAAAAACAATTTAAATGGCGATACCTCAAATCTGCGATTAAACCTGATTCAAAAACTACTCAAACAGATAGACGGACAATTGAAATATCCCGAATCCGATCATTTCACCATTCAAATAGTGTTTGATAGTACCATCAAAAAAGGATCAAACAGTGCATATCTCTAA
- a CDS encoding DoxX family protein codes for MDRLNKLSGIAHWLPRFALAAIFIYHGFPKVAMAGEVAAMMGMPVAMVFMLGVVEIGGSLLLLWGGIGPEWATRLAGILFTVVMIGAIAMVHAQFGWNSINMGDNGGRGMEFQVLIIATSLLYTFKGNALNKKVTASQAG; via the coding sequence ATGGATAGACTAAATAAACTTTCGGGTATTGCACACTGGCTTCCGCGATTTGCACTTGCGGCCATCTTTATCTATCACGGGTTCCCAAAAGTAGCTATGGCAGGAGAAGTGGCAGCTATGATGGGAATGCCCGTAGCAATGGTATTTATGCTTGGAGTGGTGGAAATTGGAGGCTCCTTACTACTTCTCTGGGGCGGAATAGGTCCCGAATGGGCTACAAGGCTTGCCGGAATACTCTTTACAGTTGTGATGATTGGTGCTATCGCCATGGTCCATGCCCAGTTTGGGTGGAACTCAATAAATATGGGTGATAATGGCGGACGAGGTATGGAGTTTCAAGTGCTTATAATAGCCACCTCTCTGCTTTACACTTTTAAAGGAAATGCACTTAACAAGAAAGTAACTGCATCACAAGCAGGCTGA